The nucleotide sequence ACCTGCTCACGCCCGAAATCCTGGATCTGCTGATTGCCAAAGGCGTCACCCGCTTCGACATTGCCAGCATCGACCGGTACCACAAAGCCGCCGGAGCCCGCCTAATGACGCTGGCCGACCTGTTTGAGAGCCGCGGCGTCAACGGCGACGACCACGACCCGCTCATCGACAAAGAGCACCTGCTGGTGGAAGGCCACCGCCTGAGCTGGGGCTATTGGGGCGCCACTGAGGAAATGTGGCTGGGCGGCAACTGGGCCCGCGGCCGGGCCATGGAGAAAAACATCTGGCTGCGCGACCCCAGCCATAACTTCTGCGCCATCCTGTCGGGGGCCAAGGGCTTTTTGGGCGGCACCGACTTGCCGCAGGAAATCAGCATTCAGCTCTGGAAAATCAACCCCTGCTGCCCCGGCACCAAGTTCCCGCTCGGCGACGCCCGCCGCGAGAAGGTAGCCGACGTGCTGCTGCGCGCCTCTCAGTCTGAAATCATGCAGCGCCTCAACCAGGGCGAGCCCTGGAAGATGGGTGAATCCATCGGCGTATCGGAAGCCCACGCCTTGGCCCGCACCGAGGACCTGCAGAACGTGTGCCGCTGGTGCGACGAGTTTTTCGAGCAGCACGTGGACGAGGTGGTAGCCGCCACCCCGCTTCCGGCCTGATTTTCTTTTGATTCCTTAGCAAAAAGCCCCGCACAGCTACTCCAGCGTTGCGGGGCTTTTTGCTGCGTCACTCACAGGCCCGAAAACAGGCTTGTAGAACGGATATCAGGTTGGTGTACGGCTGGCCGGAAACCGCAAGCGCGAAGCAAAGGCTTCGCGCTACTGCCCGGATACCAACCCGAGCATTGTGCTATACTATCCGTTTCACGCCAACGCCTCCCCGGCCAGACCTCCATTCCGGAGCACGAAAAAGCCCTCACCTGCGCAGTGCAGATGAGGGCTTTGGTGATCCCGCTGGGATTCGAACCCAGGACCCATACATTAAAAGTGTATTGCTCTACCAGCTGAGCTACAGAATCAGTTACTTTGCACGCAAATCGTGGCTTATTTGCTGATTGTGGCACAAAAGTAGTCGGCCGCCTTTTACCCTCCAAATGTTTTGCTGAAAAAACTCTTCCTTTTTTTTACCGCCTCGCTGCTGACTGCCGGCTCAGCCATGGCGCAGCCGGGGGCGCAGGAGCTCCAGAAAGCCGATTCGGCGTTTGTTGCCGGCGCTTATACACCTGCTTATCAGCTATATCGACAGGTACTACGCCAACACAAGGTAGCCTCGCCCCAGATGCTGCTGCGCATGGCCTACGTGCAGGATGGTTTGGGCCACTATCCGGCCGCCCTTTACTACCTGAGCATGGCCTACAAGCGCCAGCCCAGCCTCGCCACGTGGCGCAAGATGGCCGCCCTGGCCCGCGACCGGCGCCTGACCGGCTACCCCGACACTTGGCGCCAGGACCTGCGCCTGCTGGTGCAGCGCTATTATTACCCGGGTTTGCAAGTGCTGCTGATTGGGGCCGTGGTGGGGGGTATGCTGCTGATTCTGCGCCGCCGCCGGCTTAGCCGTGGCTGGTGGGTATCGTACGGCACGTATCTGCTGCTGGCGGGCGTGTACCTGCTGCGGCTGGCGCCCGAGCGGGCGGCACTGGTGGCTCGCCCCCGCGCCGCGCTGATGAGCGGCCCCAGCGCCGGCGCCTCCTGGCTCACCACCGCCGCCGCCGGCGACCGGCTCCTGGTGCAGGGCCGCCAGGACACCTGGTACCGCGTGCAATGGCAAGGTCAGGATGCATACATCCGCACCCAGGATTTGCTGCTGGTGCAGTGAGTTTTTGGGTGATGAGGTGATGAGGTGATGAGGTGACAGGTAAAGAAAGAACGTCATTCCGAGCGGAGCGAGGAATCTCGCATGCTGGTGTTGAATTACCACTCCAACATCAGCACGCGAGATTCCTCGCTCCGCTCGGAATGACGTTCTTTCCTCAT is from Hymenobacter yonginensis and encodes:
- a CDS encoding radical SAM protein; translated protein: MKTDFTHCESIYWVFTQLCNDKCDHCYNDSGPQGTRISVQDCFRIIDNLPERVDRLILSGGEPLADRVKLYSILEALQAKYQGRTQIMLQTNGDLLTPEILDLLIAKGVTRFDIASIDRYHKAAGARLMTLADLFESRGVNGDDHDPLIDKEHLLVEGHRLSWGYWGATEEMWLGGNWARGRAMEKNIWLRDPSHNFCAILSGAKGFLGGTDLPQEISIQLWKINPCCPGTKFPLGDARREKVADVLLRASQSEIMQRLNQGEPWKMGESIGVSEAHALARTEDLQNVCRWCDEFFEQHVDEVVAATPLPA
- a CDS encoding SH3 domain-containing protein → MLKKLFLFFTASLLTAGSAMAQPGAQELQKADSAFVAGAYTPAYQLYRQVLRQHKVASPQMLLRMAYVQDGLGHYPAALYYLSMAYKRQPSLATWRKMAALARDRRLTGYPDTWRQDLRLLVQRYYYPGLQVLLIGAVVGGMLLILRRRRLSRGWWVSYGTYLLLAGVYLLRLAPERAALVARPRAALMSGPSAGASWLTTAAAGDRLLVQGRQDTWYRVQWQGQDAYIRTQDLLLVQ